One stretch of Tistrella mobilis DNA includes these proteins:
- a CDS encoding Hint domain-containing protein has product MTMRMAPVGVDRFGRTAEAMTAEQADVFQTVTREAAATPNGVMSLDMRNETHRRFILDRFGGDEYLEKYFPSTRQLIEATRLAHDSLGGPQPKTLLETGGAQDGVWVPAVAITYLGVEPNSNQVSTQGIVTLTGLATVTALNIVLTDNHTGQPIGSSTIPQQYNSTTQVVELTSAASVVDGKIDVTATMSAAYLPAGATMADMVVATADLTGVDAIDTLTVIDPNHNAHPTRDYIKVGLNRTDNQVADCDYYYQYGNDGSKPIVGLAVNGSATLLQGYTVAQNPNFNGNCILFRRSGQGDGATLAFPSSDIPGLCSGAGGAISWAIGPDWLNGAPWDQGQTIDLDFLLNFSLSTGETAFIRVTSVPLGVSTPPANIGMVAPIQFVWGCVAAGSLVRMADGTTRRIETLAAGERVADGMGGSLRIAEVWRGTEDKPMVRVGTANGADVLLTHNHPVPTATGVVLAEALEIGALVTTDQGPSAVTLIERASHDGEVFNLDLLPDGAASLADIDDDAITGFIAGGILVGDNRMQAVHAARAALPADLPDPVEILGEGWRLDVTNARRIAAGLAPIARIGG; this is encoded by the coding sequence ATGACCATGCGGATGGCGCCGGTCGGCGTGGACCGTTTCGGCCGCACGGCCGAAGCTATGACGGCAGAACAGGCAGATGTCTTCCAGACGGTGACGCGCGAAGCCGCGGCCACCCCCAACGGCGTCATGTCGCTGGACATGCGCAACGAAACCCACCGCCGCTTCATCCTCGACCGCTTCGGCGGCGACGAGTATCTGGAAAAGTACTTCCCCAGCACGCGCCAGCTGATCGAGGCCACCCGCCTTGCACATGACAGCCTGGGCGGGCCGCAGCCGAAGACGCTGCTGGAAACGGGCGGCGCACAGGACGGCGTCTGGGTGCCGGCGGTTGCGATCACCTATCTGGGTGTCGAGCCGAACAGCAACCAGGTCTCCACCCAGGGCATCGTCACCCTGACCGGGCTTGCGACGGTGACGGCGCTGAACATCGTGCTCACCGACAACCATACCGGCCAGCCGATCGGCTCCAGCACCATCCCGCAGCAGTACAACAGCACCACCCAGGTGGTGGAGCTGACCTCCGCCGCCTCGGTGGTCGACGGCAAGATCGACGTCACTGCAACCATGTCGGCGGCCTATCTGCCCGCCGGTGCCACCATGGCCGATATGGTGGTCGCCACGGCCGATCTGACCGGTGTCGATGCCATCGACACGCTGACCGTGATCGACCCCAACCACAACGCGCATCCCACCCGCGATTACATCAAGGTCGGCCTGAACCGCACCGACAACCAGGTCGCGGATTGCGACTATTACTACCAGTACGGCAATGACGGCTCGAAGCCGATCGTGGGCCTTGCGGTCAACGGCTCGGCGACCCTGCTTCAGGGTTATACCGTCGCCCAGAACCCGAATTTCAACGGCAACTGCATCCTGTTCCGCCGCTCGGGCCAGGGTGACGGCGCCACCCTCGCCTTCCCGTCCTCGGACATCCCCGGCCTGTGCTCGGGCGCGGGCGGCGCCATCAGCTGGGCGATCGGCCCCGACTGGCTGAACGGCGCCCCCTGGGATCAGGGCCAGACCATCGATCTCGACTTCCTGCTGAATTTCAGCCTGTCGACCGGCGAAACCGCTTTCATCCGGGTGACCAGCGTGCCGCTGGGCGTCTCCACCCCGCCGGCCAATATCGGCATGGTCGCGCCGATCCAGTTCGTCTGGGGCTGTGTCGCCGCCGGCAGCCTGGTGCGGATGGCCGACGGCACGACCCGGCGGATCGAGACGCTGGCCGCGGGTGAACGGGTGGCCGACGGCATGGGCGGCAGCCTGCGCATCGCCGAGGTCTGGCGTGGCACCGAAGACAAGCCCATGGTCCGGGTCGGCACCGCCAACGGGGCGGATGTGCTGCTGACCCACAACCACCCGGTGCCGACGGCGACCGGCGTGGTTCTGGCCGAAGCGCTGGAGATCGGCGCCCTGGTCACCACCGATCAGGGCCCGTCCGCGGTGACGCTGATCGAGCGGGCATCCCATGATGGCGAGGTCTTCAATCTGGACCTGCTGCCCGACGGCGCCGCAAGCCTGGCCGATATCGACGACGACGCGATCACCGGCTTCATCGCCGGCGGCATTCTGGTCGGCGACAACCGCATGCAGGCGGTCCATGCCGCGCGGGCGGCGCTGCCTGCCGACCTGCCCGACCCGGTCGAGATCCTGGGCGAAGGCTGGCGGCTGGACGTCACCAATGCCCGCCGGATCGCGGCGGGTCTGGCCCCGATCGCCCGCATCGGCGGCTGA
- a CDS encoding hemagglutinin protein, which produces MSGGAEPAFNRAAQGSPLYWLTDGGNRAGFLASDAAAFGDTITLSTSWTDAGGLWFWLDQAPADPAGFAGSLQAFLNLLPPARGPRFLWIAGIAAGVNGWTGSAIDMTRSGGTTTVTGGQTFNAGGIVVLASAGGQVMVEQASSDQSWLFRVHDGGALTLLAGDASLAASQNLWGVSYNPLRPGALVWTLNLPAPGEGEVPVLTGMGASLRFFAPDMDPFLTLDEPAVATGGIRSLQVVPLRQRAAVALYCAFDPLAPLDPTRTRFGLAPFGAAASGDAPVFDSGYVTALGYGVQLRPVRMASQTQPGFVLAVQPMTTGAIGDGPTDVPVSYYLTPDGDFTLLGLDQGGQLATAQVAPEIAAAAPAVRVLCGTTGLDYVGLNAADGNVLSFRAGRAAYAPPTPAEGEGPIVSAGDGAAAPPSLTGLGTTAWSWISAGSAPRYYAQPEDAPFYAGGYSGFLSYLEMAATDLVTDDPAPAFPMVGYAGLAPEDAVFAREIEARGIAPERRRRIGLATGMQWDVARAEDASAVQAGTVTPAVSPPGVAIGYAGDNQPWAWLGIGNMGSADGLPDLRFTAVDGAFRQALLSNRLFMVLGSAATVMQSGSVAYQLTQASMNLIKALPPGKGVSDTVWNQVSAAVSSAGYPVYDTETAFDQMLTQATSGTITAEETLVFQRFAGLLTPVIGDWLFRMSPRNWAAPDRQGPKNARLIFKFISGRTLADLVSDTAAWNWPEASSDDGKAETARSDIQAIIRTARESVATARLKNTASPYDRFVQVIDDPDWAGVLALSVEVPLDTLPEPLQPLAAGIDPSGFYAHHLGLTATSFTSDNGTLTFDTTSTFGLIDYQDPIDQYFSSDIAFAFKVQQLTVGFENGRLASFTSSAQLMVNRVFGAQTRLFPTGHGNNLILDGVYQSEAADGGGRRDTYVFAMREAGAFQLQLGQLSEMAVDQTRMVTVRAADPETGNTTVTAAFQMAGRLRFAEPEKFDPFCWGPPLTAAGTIVDGGIDLLAETGTDDAAVAAGLAYTNYAITMSFSLSDPAKVTFTVQDADLTLNAANSRARPNSLFARFPLRLAGLTGTPDPAVTGQASTRTPEAAGFVSISAPLQQAKLTQPWYGLVYEVDLGTLGALAGSVGITVRLLAAWSAGGGDKGNPGIYFGVALPGIENMLGVSLPLQGILDIGFRTIQFTTYEDEQHGRQYLMRLRDFGLHVLGLSFPPGKNDITVFGNPDQTSNTKLGWYAAYDDGKEVPANKSAAAGDRLAAPHRKIAPAHRTGAAIRAARGARIRPDGGEGA; this is translated from the coding sequence ATGAGCGGCGGGGCCGAGCCCGCCTTCAACCGTGCGGCTCAGGGCTCGCCGCTCTACTGGCTGACGGATGGCGGCAACCGGGCGGGCTTCCTCGCCTCGGATGCCGCCGCCTTCGGCGATACGATCACGCTGTCCACCAGCTGGACCGATGCCGGGGGGCTCTGGTTCTGGCTGGATCAGGCGCCGGCCGATCCCGCCGGTTTCGCCGGCAGCCTTCAGGCTTTCCTCAACCTGCTGCCTCCCGCCCGCGGCCCGCGCTTTCTGTGGATCGCGGGCATCGCCGCCGGCGTCAACGGCTGGACGGGCTCTGCGATCGACATGACCCGCAGCGGCGGGACGACGACCGTCACCGGCGGCCAGACCTTCAATGCCGGCGGCATCGTGGTGCTGGCGTCGGCCGGCGGACAGGTGATGGTGGAGCAGGCCTCCAGCGATCAGAGCTGGCTGTTCCGGGTCCATGACGGCGGCGCGCTCACCCTGCTGGCGGGCGATGCCAGCCTTGCCGCCAGTCAGAACCTCTGGGGCGTCAGCTACAATCCGCTCCGGCCCGGTGCGCTGGTCTGGACGCTGAACCTGCCCGCCCCGGGCGAGGGCGAGGTGCCGGTGCTGACCGGGATGGGCGCCAGCCTGCGCTTTTTTGCGCCCGACATGGACCCGTTCCTGACGCTGGACGAACCCGCGGTTGCGACCGGCGGCATCCGTAGCCTGCAGGTGGTGCCGCTGCGCCAGCGCGCGGCGGTGGCGCTCTATTGCGCCTTCGACCCGCTGGCGCCACTCGATCCCACCCGCACCCGGTTCGGCCTTGCCCCTTTCGGCGCCGCGGCCTCGGGCGATGCGCCGGTTTTCGACAGCGGCTATGTCACGGCGCTCGGCTATGGCGTGCAGCTGAGGCCGGTGCGGATGGCAAGCCAGACCCAGCCGGGTTTCGTGCTGGCGGTGCAGCCGATGACCACGGGGGCCATCGGCGACGGCCCGACCGATGTGCCGGTCTCGTATTACCTCACGCCCGATGGCGATTTCACCCTGCTCGGGCTCGACCAGGGCGGCCAGCTGGCGACGGCACAGGTGGCACCCGAGATTGCGGCGGCCGCCCCGGCCGTGCGGGTGCTCTGCGGCACCACCGGCCTCGATTACGTCGGGCTCAACGCCGCCGACGGCAATGTTCTGAGCTTCCGCGCCGGACGGGCCGCCTATGCCCCGCCCACCCCGGCCGAGGGCGAAGGTCCGATCGTCAGCGCCGGAGACGGCGCTGCGGCACCGCCCTCGCTCACCGGTCTCGGCACCACCGCCTGGAGCTGGATTTCGGCCGGCAGCGCGCCCCGCTACTACGCCCAGCCCGAGGACGCGCCCTTCTATGCCGGCGGCTATTCGGGCTTCCTGTCCTATCTGGAAATGGCCGCCACCGATCTGGTGACCGACGATCCCGCCCCCGCCTTCCCGATGGTCGGTTATGCCGGTCTCGCCCCGGAAGACGCCGTCTTCGCGCGCGAGATCGAGGCCCGCGGCATCGCGCCCGAGCGCCGGCGGCGGATCGGGCTCGCCACCGGCATGCAATGGGATGTCGCCAGGGCTGAAGACGCATCGGCGGTCCAGGCCGGCACGGTGACCCCGGCCGTCTCCCCGCCCGGCGTCGCCATCGGCTATGCCGGCGACAACCAGCCCTGGGCCTGGCTCGGCATCGGCAATATGGGCAGCGCCGACGGGCTGCCGGATCTGCGCTTCACCGCCGTCGACGGCGCCTTCCGTCAGGCGCTGCTGTCCAACCGCCTGTTCATGGTGCTGGGCTCGGCCGCGACCGTGATGCAATCGGGCTCGGTCGCCTATCAGCTGACCCAGGCGTCGATGAACCTGATCAAGGCCCTGCCGCCCGGCAAGGGCGTGTCGGACACGGTGTGGAACCAGGTCTCGGCCGCGGTTTCCAGCGCCGGCTATCCGGTCTACGACACCGAAACCGCCTTCGACCAGATGCTGACCCAGGCGACATCGGGCACGATCACCGCCGAGGAAACCCTGGTCTTCCAGCGCTTCGCCGGGCTGCTGACCCCGGTGATCGGCGACTGGCTGTTCCGGATGAGCCCGCGCAACTGGGCCGCCCCCGATCGCCAGGGGCCGAAAAACGCGCGGCTGATCTTCAAATTCATCAGTGGCCGCACGCTGGCCGATCTGGTTTCCGACACCGCCGCCTGGAACTGGCCCGAGGCATCGTCGGATGACGGCAAGGCCGAAACCGCGCGCAGCGACATCCAGGCGATCATCCGCACCGCCCGCGAAAGCGTCGCCACCGCACGGCTGAAGAACACCGCCTCGCCCTATGACCGTTTCGTGCAGGTGATCGACGATCCCGACTGGGCGGGCGTGCTGGCGCTGTCGGTGGAGGTGCCGCTCGACACCCTGCCGGAGCCGCTGCAACCGCTGGCCGCCGGCATCGACCCGTCCGGGTTCTACGCCCACCATCTGGGGCTGACCGCCACCTCGTTCACCTCGGACAACGGCACGCTCACCTTCGACACCACCTCCACCTTCGGCCTGATCGACTATCAGGATCCGATCGACCAGTATTTCTCCAGCGACATCGCCTTCGCCTTCAAGGTCCAGCAGCTGACGGTCGGCTTCGAGAACGGCCGGCTGGCGAGTTTCACCAGTTCGGCGCAGCTGATGGTGAACCGGGTGTTCGGCGCCCAGACCCGGCTTTTCCCCACCGGCCACGGCAATAATCTGATCCTGGACGGCGTCTATCAGTCGGAAGCGGCCGATGGCGGCGGCCGGCGCGACACCTATGTCTTCGCGATGCGCGAGGCGGGGGCGTTTCAGCTGCAGCTGGGTCAGCTGTCGGAAATGGCCGTGGACCAGACCCGGATGGTCACCGTGCGTGCCGCCGATCCCGAGACCGGCAACACCACGGTCACCGCCGCCTTCCAGATGGCCGGCCGGTTGCGCTTTGCCGAGCCTGAGAAATTCGATCCCTTCTGCTGGGGCCCGCCGCTGACCGCGGCCGGAACGATTGTCGACGGCGGGATCGACCTGCTGGCGGAAACCGGCACGGACGATGCCGCGGTCGCCGCCGGCCTCGCCTACACCAACTATGCCATCACCATGAGCTTCTCGTTGTCGGATCCGGCGAAGGTGACCTTCACCGTCCAGGATGCCGATCTCACCCTGAATGCGGCGAACAGCCGGGCGCGGCCGAATTCGCTCTTCGCCCGCTTCCCTCTGAGGCTCGCGGGACTGACCGGCACCCCCGACCCGGCGGTGACCGGCCAGGCATCCACCCGCACACCTGAAGCCGCCGGTTTCGTATCGATCTCGGCGCCCCTTCAGCAGGCGAAACTCACCCAGCCCTGGTACGGGCTGGTTTACGAGGTCGATCTCGGCACGCTCGGTGCACTGGCGGGATCGGTGGGCATCACCGTGCGCCTGCTGGCGGCCTGGAGTGCCGGCGGCGGCGACAAGGGCAATCCCGGCATCTATTTCGGCGTGGCCCTGCCGGGGATCGAGAACATGCTGGGGGTCAGTCTGCCGCTGCAGGGCATTCTGGATATCGGCTTCCGGACCATCCAGTTCACCACCTATGAAGACGAGCAGCACGGCCGGCAATATCTCATGCGGCTCAGGGATTTCGGGCTGCATGTGCTGGGCCTCTCCTTCCCGCCGGGTAAGAACGACATCACCGTCTTCGGCAATCCCGACCAGACCTCGAACACCAAGCTCGGCTGGTATGCCGCCTATGACGACGGCAAGGAGGTGCCCGCGAACAAGTCTGCCGCCGCCGGGGACCGTCTCGCCGCCCCCCATCGCAAGATCGCGCCGGCACACCGGACCGGGGCGGCGATACGTGCGGCGCGTGGTGCCAGGATCCGGCCGGATGGCGGGGAGGGTGCATGA